Within Pseudomonas cichorii, the genomic segment TATGGAACCCGGAAACGCCCAGCTGTCGATGACTGTATTGATGACCCCGGACATGGCCAACTTCTCTGGCAATGTGCATGGCGGTACGTTGCTCAAGTACCTGGATGAAGTCGCTTACGCCTGCGCCAGCCGGTATGCCGGTCGCTATGTGGTGACGCTGTCCGTGGACCAGGTGATTTTCCGCGAGCCGGTTCACGTCGGTGAGCTGGTGACCTTCCTGGCCTCGGTGAACTACACCGGCAATACTTCGATGGAGGTCGGGATCAAGGTCGTGACCGAGAACATCCGCGAGCGCTCGGTGCGCCACAGCAACAGTTGCTTCTTCACCATGGTCGCGGTGGACGACAACCGCAAGCCAGCCAGCGTCCCGCCGCTGGAGCCTGAAACGGCTGAAGGCAAACGCCGCTTCATCCAGGCCCAGCAACGCCGCCAGATTCGCCAGGAGCTGGAAAAGCGTTATCAGGAAATCAAGGAAGAATCCCTGTAATACGTTGTTCGCGAATGAATTCGATCGGTAGGAGCGAATTCATTCGCGAAAACATTACAACCGTACCGCCTCAAACCGCACCCGCGGATGGGCAATCCGGTCCTGCGCCCGTACCAGCTCCAGCTCATAGCTGCCACAGGCCTGGGTTTCCAGCAGCACTTCATGCACCGCCGCAGCCGTGAACTCGAAAGCAGCGACCAGATCGTCCCCCAACAATACACGCGCCAGGAACAACCCGGACGTCAGATCACCCACGCCCACCGGCTGACGCGGAAAGGCCAGCAGCGGACGGCGCAAGTGCCAACTGGCATCGGCGGTCACCAGCAGCATTTCAAAACCGTCGGCCGCCTTGCCGGGGTAATCCAGGTGTTTGACCACCACAGCCTTGGGACCTCGTGCCAGCAACGCTCGGGCCATGGCCAGGCAATCGAGCAGGGATTCAGGCTTGCGACCGGAAAAGCTGTCCAGTTCCAGCTGGTTCGGGCACATGAAGTCCGCCACTGCCGCCGCTTCTTCCAGCAGGAAATCGCTGACCTCAGCCGGGACGATGCAACCTTTCTCGGGATGCCCCATCACCGGGTCGCACAAGTACAGCGCCTTGGGGTTGGCCGACTTGATACGCGC encodes:
- a CDS encoding acyl-CoA thioesterase, producing the protein MEPGNAQLSMTVLMTPDMANFSGNVHGGTLLKYLDEVAYACASRYAGRYVVTLSVDQVIFREPVHVGELVTFLASVNYTGNTSMEVGIKVVTENIRERSVRHSNSCFFTMVAVDDNRKPASVPPLEPETAEGKRRFIQAQQRRQIRQELEKRYQEIKEESL
- the pdxY gene encoding pyridoxal kinase PdxY; protein product: MKRTPHLLAIQSHVVFGHAGNGAAVFPMQRIGVNVWPLNTVQFSNHTQYKQWAGEVLAPQQIPALIEGIAAIGELGNCDAVLSGYLGSAAQGRAILTGVARIKSANPKALYLCDPVMGHPEKGCIVPAEVSDFLLEEAAAVADFMCPNQLELDSFSGRKPESLLDCLAMARALLARGPKAVVVKHLDYPGKAADGFEMLLVTADASWHLRRPLLAFPRQPVGVGDLTSGLFLARVLLGDDLVAAFEFTAAAVHEVLLETQACGSYELELVRAQDRIAHPRVRFEAVRL